One window of Amaranthus tricolor cultivar Red isolate AtriRed21 chromosome 13, ASM2621246v1, whole genome shotgun sequence genomic DNA carries:
- the LOC130798973 gene encoding uncharacterized protein LOC130798973 produces the protein MGISKKTSLSDHKKWEIMFNSLKQMLRKQAEQLNSLIEQRTYLQQRIQLQFERWKSDVHMFEDVLSQMRRQLSLSVLGRSVEISKAEFLVASKQRSALFNQLKFEHAQSDLDDFIAWFDILSHRSPDNENMNISFDGLYESFKEKVGSPSSSKEGSKRHFELKKELAILKRDYEKLSVKHKSDMTALQDENTFVWNQYKAMERSYTNQLQNKNDEINRASGNILSLLTNLEQLQSAGIEKDETVAMLRANVVELGDAGNRKDEEISKLSKELELLKSKITDITSERSISALKGKRVRGKQQLSVLDEDVTSAQLKVTISTLRAKVSELEAEASKKSEEISILSKEIMLLRSNSSADTPLLRGWNNEPSFSMSRGRGNGRVRDIASEEEKTPSTQLENTYATVRDKISWSEGETSQKNGEISALSKKLYLLRSKSPAETPALRRCSAQPSFSRSRRRESGKDPEGGALKEETSAELVSVQGVRRSKRKQAEIINIEDTPRLFTSQFKIPKLRSRSPRGR, from the exons ATGGGTATTTCAAAGAAGACTTCTTTGTCAGATCATAAAAAATGGGAAATCATGTTCAATTCTCTCAAACAAATGCTTCGTAAACAAGCAGAGCAACTCAATTCTCTGATTGAACAACGCACTTACCTTCAACAACGCATTCAACTTCAGTTTGAACGTTGGAAATCTGATGTTCATATGTTTGAAGATGTACTTTCTCAG ATGAGAAGACAATTGTCATTGTCTGTATTGGGGAGATCTGTTGAGATTTCTAAAGCTGAGTTTTTGGTGGCTTCCAAGCAGCGAAGTGCGTTGTTCAAccagcttaaatttg AACATGCACAGAGTGACTTAGATGATTTTATAGCCTGGTTTGACATCCTCTCTCATAGAAGTCCTGATAACGAG AATATGAATATTTCTTTCGATGGGTTGTATGAAAGCTTTAAAGAGAAAGTTGGTAGTCCTAGCAGCTCAAAGGAGGGTTCTAAGAGACACTTTGAGCTCAAGAAGGAACTTGCAATACTCAAACGTGATTATGAGAAGCTTTCTGTGAAACATAAGTCTGATATGACTGCGCTACAGGATGAGAATACCTTTGTTTGGAATCAATACAAAGCAATGGAGCGCAGTTACACCAATCAACTGCAGAATAAGAATGATGAAATCAATAGAGCAAGTGGGAACATTCTGAGTCTCCTCACAAATCTGGAGCAATTACAGTCGGCAGGCATTGAAAAGGATGAGACAGTCGCAATGTTAAGAGCCAACGTCGTTGAGTTGGGGGATGCAGGCAATAGAAAAGATGAAGAAATCTCTAAACTCTCAAAAGAATTGGAGTTGTTAAAATCTAAAATCACTGATATCACAAGTGAACGTTCAATTTCTGCCTTGAAGGGTAAAAGAGTTAGAGGCAAACAACAATTATCTGTGCTGGACGAGGATGTCACTTCTGCGCAGCTAAAGGTTACAATCTCAACTTTAAGAGCTAAAGTCAGTGAGTTGGAAGCTGAAGCTAGTaaaaaaagtgaagaaatttCAATACTGTCAAAAGAAATAATGTTGCTAAGATCTAATAGCTCAGCTGATACACCTTTGTTGAGAGGCTGGAATAATGAACCATCTTTTTCTATGTCAAGAGGCAGAGGTAATGGCAGAGTTCGGGATATTGCTTCTGAGGAGGAAAAAACACCTTCAACTCAGCTAGAGAATACATATGCAACTGTGAGAGACAAAATCAGTTGGTCAGAGGGTGAGACAAGCCAGAAAAATGGTGAAATTTCCGCTCTGTCCAAGAAATTATACCTGCTGAGATCTAAAAGTCCTGCTGAAACACCTGCTTTAAGACGGTGCTCTGCTCAACCATCTTTTTCTAGGTCCAGAAGAAGAGAAAGTGGTAAGGACCCTGAGGGTGGAGCTTTGAAGGAAGAAACATCTGCTGAGCTGGTCTCTGTACAA GGTGTAAGACGGTCCAAGAGAAAACAAGCCGAAATCATTAATATAGAGGACACACCGAGATTATTTACATCCCAGTTCAAGATCCCTAAATTGAGAAGCAGATCTCCTCGTGGAAGATAA